Proteins found in one Legionella pneumophila subsp. pascullei genomic segment:
- a CDS encoding methionine ABC transporter permease: MSYQMVYDLLAATGETLYMVFFSTLFAVLLGLPLGILLYSSSRIKPNVGLNKMLSALINIFRSIPFIILLVAIIPFTRLIVGTSIGINAAIVPLTVGATPFFARLVDNVLQSLPLGLIETGYSMGANTRQIILHIILPEAQSGLIHSITVTAITLINYSAMAGAVGAGGLGTLAINYGYQRFNAGIMIATVIVLIILVQLIQMVGDYLAKRSTHY, translated from the coding sequence ATGTCCTACCAGATGGTTTATGATTTACTTGCTGCTACAGGAGAAACACTGTATATGGTGTTTTTTAGTACTCTTTTTGCAGTGCTTCTTGGGTTGCCTTTAGGTATATTGCTGTACTCATCATCCCGGATAAAACCAAACGTCGGACTGAATAAAATGTTGTCTGCGCTGATTAATATTTTCCGTTCCATACCTTTTATTATTTTACTTGTCGCTATTATTCCATTCACCAGGCTAATTGTTGGTACCAGCATAGGGATCAATGCCGCAATCGTCCCACTAACAGTTGGTGCGACACCTTTTTTTGCAAGGCTAGTTGATAATGTTCTCCAATCGCTACCCCTTGGTCTTATAGAAACCGGGTATTCTATGGGAGCTAACACACGCCAAATTATTTTACATATCATATTACCTGAGGCACAATCAGGATTAATTCATTCCATTACAGTGACAGCGATAACTCTGATTAATTATTCAGCCATGGCAGGAGCTGTAGGTGCAGGAGGATTAGGTACCTTAGCGATCAATTATGGTTATCAACGCTTTAACGCTGGCATTATGATAGCTACTGTAATTGTATTAATCATTTTGGTCCAACTAATACAAATGGTTGGAGACTACTTAGCTAAACGTAGCACACATTATTAA
- a CDS encoding methionine ABC transporter ATP-binding protein, translating into MIELCGLKKSFSGKIALNDINLFIQEGEIFGVIGKSGAGKSTLLRCINLLEKPDEGEVIIDGQSLMTLSRKDLALARHKIAMIFQHFNLLNSKTVFDNIALPMRIQGIDEESIKQKIEELLPVVELTDKKDAFPSQLSGGQKQRVAIARALSCSPKILLCDEATSALDPETTDSILSLLKKINELYGITIVLITHEMDVVKRICQRLSVMVDGNIVETTALSNIFNKPESLARKMLYAQISPELPTCLTRRLADYATEKPLVRLFFQGEEATVPFISQTSRELNMDINILLANIDRFDGVTCGVLVVELTANPLLLEAFINRCEQAGITVEVLGYVLPDGL; encoded by the coding sequence ATGATTGAATTATGTGGGCTAAAAAAATCTTTCTCCGGTAAAATCGCCTTAAACGATATTAATTTATTTATTCAGGAAGGTGAAATTTTTGGAGTTATAGGGAAAAGTGGAGCAGGAAAATCAACATTATTGCGTTGCATTAATCTACTGGAAAAACCTGACGAAGGTGAAGTCATTATTGATGGACAGAGTTTGATGACCCTTTCCAGAAAAGATTTAGCCTTGGCTCGTCACAAAATTGCCATGATTTTCCAACATTTTAATTTGTTAAACTCAAAAACTGTTTTTGATAATATAGCCCTTCCAATGAGAATCCAGGGTATAGACGAAGAGTCGATCAAACAGAAAATTGAAGAACTGCTTCCCGTTGTCGAGTTAACAGATAAAAAGGATGCTTTCCCCTCGCAACTTAGTGGTGGGCAAAAACAAAGAGTGGCAATTGCCCGAGCGCTGAGTTGTTCCCCCAAAATTCTACTGTGTGATGAAGCCACTTCAGCCCTTGATCCTGAAACTACTGATTCTATATTATCGCTACTAAAAAAAATCAATGAATTGTATGGAATTACTATTGTTTTAATTACCCACGAAATGGATGTCGTAAAACGAATCTGTCAAAGACTGTCTGTCATGGTTGATGGCAACATTGTTGAAACCACTGCTTTATCTAACATTTTCAATAAGCCAGAGAGCCTCGCTCGCAAAATGCTTTATGCACAAATTAGCCCCGAACTACCAACCTGCCTTACACGCAGATTGGCAGATTATGCTACCGAAAAGCCTCTCGTAAGATTATTTTTTCAGGGCGAGGAAGCCACGGTACCTTTTATCAGCCAAACCAGTAGAGAATTGAACATGGACATCAATATTCTACTGGCAAACATCGATCGTTTTGATGGTGTGACCTGTGGTGTTTTGGTTGTTGAATTAACAGCGAATCCTTTATTGCTTGAAGCATTTATCAATCGTTGCGAACAAGCTGGTATTACTGTGGAGGTTTTAGGCTATGTCCTACCAGATGGTTTATGA
- a CDS encoding VirK family protein: protein MKKMLLAVFALCSFAAQAAVELETFQNIVDAIAEGKRITFVINLKKCTSEMPLNSAIVSVTPNAVMVVGDNRVTASDRHFTLDDPMARGTPIFDYSKFNLDSEGEASIKTTVLNASSYERLGSYQMNCKLGDGFKVFG, encoded by the coding sequence ATGAAAAAGATGTTGTTGGCAGTTTTTGCACTGTGTTCTTTCGCAGCACAAGCAGCAGTAGAATTAGAAACTTTTCAAAATATAGTCGATGCCATAGCAGAAGGAAAGCGAATCACTTTTGTAATTAATTTAAAAAAATGCACTTCAGAAATGCCATTGAATTCCGCGATAGTTTCAGTTACTCCGAATGCTGTTATGGTAGTCGGTGATAACCGTGTTACAGCCTCAGATAGACATTTTACTCTTGATGATCCTATGGCTCGTGGTACACCTATATTTGATTACAGCAAATTTAATTTAGACTCAGAAGGTGAGGCCTCTATTAAAACTACTGTATTAAATGCAAGTAGTTATGAGCGATTAGGTAGTTACCAAATGAATTGTAAATTAGGAGATGGTTTTAAAGTATTTGGTTAA